A stretch of Cicer arietinum cultivar CDC Frontier isolate Library 1 chromosome 5, Cicar.CDCFrontier_v2.0, whole genome shotgun sequence DNA encodes these proteins:
- the LOC101508051 gene encoding 1-aminocyclopropane-1-carboxylate synthase 7-like — protein sequence MSIEIEQEHPSVELSRIAISETHGENSPYFAGWKAYDEDPYHELTNPSGVIQMGLAENQVSFDLLEKYLEENSETSTWGKGGSSFRENALFQDYHGLKSFRKAMASFMEKIRGERAKFDPDRIVLTAGATAANELLTFILANPGDALLVPTPYYPGFDRDLRWRTGVNIVPIHCDSSNNFQITVEALESAYKNAESMNTKVKAILITNPSNPLGITIQTSVLESILDFATRKNIHLISDEIYSGSVFSCDEFTSIATVLESRRYKDAERVHIVYSLSKDLGLPGFRVGTIYSYNDKVVTTARRMSSFTLISSQTQQLLASMLSDEKFTDNYIKINRERLRKRYEMIIEGLKNARIECLKGNAGLFCWMNLSPMMENQTKEGELKIWNSILHEVKLNISPGCSCHCSEPGWFRVCFANMTQQTLEIALKRICDFMNNKDTKDIQS from the exons ATGAGTATTGAGATTGAACAAGAGCACCCTAGTGTTGAACTTTCAAGAATTGCAATTTCTGAAACTCATGGAGAAAATTCTCCTTACTTTGCTGGATGGAAAGCCTATGATGAAGACCCTTATCATGAATTAACCAATCCATCTGGAGTTATTCAAATGGGCTTGGCTGAAAATCAA GTGTCATTTGATTTGCTTGAAAAGTACTTGGAAGAAAACTCAGAGACATCAACATGGGGAAAAGGAGGTAGTAGTTTTAGAGAAAATGCATTGTTTCAAGACTATCATGGATTAAAATCATTCAGAAAAGCAATGGCAAGTTTCATGGAAAAAATAAGAGGAGAGAGAGCAAAATTTGATCCTGATAGAATAGTACTCACTGCTGGTGCTACTGCTGCTAATGAACTCTTAACATTCATCCTTGCAAATCCAGGAGATGCTTTACTTGTTCCAACTCCATACTATCCAGG ATTTGATAGAGATTTAAGATGGAGAACAGGAGTAAACATAGTTCCAATCCATTGTGACAGctcaaacaattttcaaataacAGTTGAAGCATTAGAATCTGCATACAAAAATGCAGAATCAATGAACACAAAAGTAAAAGCAATACTAATAACAAATCCATCAAATCCATTAGGCATAACAATTCAAACTTCAGTCCTCGAATCGATACTAGACTTCGCGACTCGCAAGAACATACACCTAATATCAGATGAAATCTACTCAGGATCAGTTTTCTCATGTGATGAATTCACAAGCATAGCAACTGTACTCGAATCTCGGCGTTACAAAGACGCCGAGCGAGTTCACATTGTTTATAGTCTTTCAAAAGATCTTGGACTACCTGGTTTTCGAGTTGGAACAATTTATTCATACAATGATAAAGTTGTTACAACAGCTAGAAGAATGTCAAGTTTCACATTAATTTCATCACAAACACAACAACTTTTAGCATCAATGTTATCAGATGAAAAATTCACtgataattatatcaaaataaacaGAGAAAGACTTAGAAAAAGATATGAAATGATAATTGAAGGTTTGAAAAATGCTAGAATTGAATGCTTGAAGGGTAATGCAGGATTATTCTGTTGGATGAATTTAAGTCCTATGATGgaaaatcaaacaaaagaaGGTGAATTAAAAATATGGAATTCAATTTTACATGAAGTGAAGCTTAATATTTCACCAGGGTGTTCTTGTCATTGTTCTGAACCAGGTTGGTTTAGAGTTTGTTTTGCAAATATGACTCAACAAACTTTGGAAATTGCACTCAAAAGAATATGTGATTTCATGAATAATAAGGACACAAAGGATATAcaaagttaa